From the Thermococcus guaymasensis DSM 11113 genome, one window contains:
- a CDS encoding MazG nucleotide pyrophosphohydrolase domain-containing protein: protein MRLQSEVDELVKALGGYWKPFEMLAALVEETGELADAMLAVEGVKGRGSKEALVEEIGDVLFALTCIANHYGVDLGEALKATIEKYRRRDLFR, encoded by the coding sequence GTGAGACTTCAGAGTGAAGTCGATGAGCTGGTGAAGGCCCTTGGAGGTTACTGGAAACCTTTTGAGATGCTGGCCGCGCTGGTTGAAGAGACGGGGGAATTGGCCGATGCTATGCTTGCAGTGGAGGGCGTGAAGGGAAGGGGCTCCAAGGAAGCACTGGTCGAGGAGATTGGTGACGTCCTGTTTGCCCTCACCTGCATAGCCAACCACTACGGGGTTGATCTTGGGGAGGCCCTGAAAGCAACTATCGAGAAGTACCGCAGGCGGGATCTATTTCGATAA
- a CDS encoding ArsR/SmtB family transcription factor — MKVKDLIGMLSDKQKRSVERCLEECDLVDMEEEIPTELPSDVMEFVKVIANPIRASILKMLGDRWLCVCLIAKALGQDQTLISHHLRTLKKFGLLHERREGKLRFYRTNREVLEEYLKKLSVELMGGARETSE; from the coding sequence ATGAAGGTGAAGGACTTAATCGGCATGCTCTCTGACAAGCAGAAGAGGAGCGTTGAACGGTGCCTTGAGGAGTGCGATCTGGTTGATATGGAGGAGGAAATCCCGACGGAGCTCCCAAGTGATGTGATGGAGTTCGTGAAGGTAATAGCAAACCCAATTCGGGCATCTATACTCAAGATGCTCGGAGACAGATGGCTATGTGTCTGTCTGATCGCTAAGGCCCTTGGTCAGGACCAGACCCTCATAAGCCACCACCTGAGGACTCTAAAGAAGTTTGGCCTCCTTCATGAGAGGCGTGAGGGCAAGCTCCGCTTCTACCGCACGAACCGGGAAGTCCTTGAGGAGTACCTGAAGAAGCTCTCAGTGGAATTGATGGGTGGTGCTCGTGAGACTTCAGAGTGA
- a CDS encoding thiamine-phosphate kinase gives MRESEIIDLFLRHLKRQGELPLGDDAGALRLGEKWLVATNDMLVRKTDVPDIMTPEQVGFKAVTMNVSDIASMGARPIGFLFSLGIPGDLDSDYLEGVARGIGKALDFYGLPVLSADTNEADDLIIDGIALGLAERLLTRSGAKPGELVCVTGDIGRALAGYLVWKNGLEVDDAVRKPLYEKFLEPRARVREGIALSKVASSAIDISDGLAKELHLLAEMSGVGIEVRAESLPIGKGVEEVAGLLGLDPVEVALASGEEFELVFTVSPELVESIDFEFSIIGRVTGGKGVYLVDEGGKRVMPRLGWEHLTEFQMKILYS, from the coding sequence GTGAGGGAATCCGAAATCATAGACCTCTTCCTCAGACACCTCAAACGACAGGGCGAGTTACCCCTTGGGGACGATGCAGGGGCTTTGAGGCTCGGCGAGAAGTGGCTCGTCGCGACCAACGATATGCTCGTCAGGAAAACTGACGTGCCCGATATAATGACCCCCGAGCAGGTCGGCTTTAAGGCGGTAACCATGAACGTGAGCGATATAGCTTCGATGGGGGCGAGGCCGATAGGTTTCCTCTTCTCGCTCGGGATTCCAGGGGATTTGGATTCGGACTACCTTGAGGGGGTTGCGAGGGGAATAGGGAAAGCCCTCGACTTCTACGGTCTCCCCGTCTTGAGCGCCGACACCAACGAGGCCGACGACCTCATCATAGACGGTATAGCGCTGGGGCTTGCCGAGAGGCTCCTCACGCGCTCGGGGGCGAAACCCGGTGAGCTGGTCTGCGTCACCGGCGACATTGGGAGGGCTTTAGCTGGCTACCTCGTCTGGAAGAACGGGCTTGAGGTAGATGATGCCGTCAGGAAGCCCCTTTATGAGAAATTCCTTGAACCGAGGGCGAGAGTCAGGGAGGGGATTGCGCTCTCGAAGGTCGCCAGCTCGGCGATAGACATAAGCGACGGTCTCGCAAAGGAGCTTCACCTTCTCGCAGAGATGAGCGGAGTTGGGATTGAGGTAAGGGCCGAGAGCCTGCCAATAGGAAAGGGCGTTGAAGAGGTGGCGGGGCTTTTGGGCCTCGACCCCGTTGAGGTCGCCCTCGCGAGCGGGGAGGAGTTCGAGCTTGTGTTCACCGTCTCGCCAGAACTTGTAGAGAGCATTGACTTCGAGTTTTCCATCATAGGGCGTGTTACTGGAGGAAAGGGCGTTTATCTTGTTGACGAGGGTGGCAAAAGGGTCATGCCGAGGCTTGGGTGGGAGCATTTAACTGAATTTCAGATGAAAATCTTATATAGTTGA
- a CDS encoding ATP-binding protein: protein MESVREVVEDYLELDVGGVERELDIPLPRVPRAVAITGPRRAGKSFYMLQRFKDLLGKVPALYLPLDDDRIYPPTLKTLNEFLEVFHEIYSEKKGILFLDEIQEVENWELFVKRAVSLGHTVFVSGSSSKLLSREIATQLRGRGISFELYPFSFREFLRAKSFTPGESLPKKARIKALLEEYFLWGGFPEVVLEDSELLKRRTLEGYVDLILYRDVVERFGVKNPRALRLLLKLIGSSFGREFSVSKTVRYMKGMGVETNRNTLSAYLEHLEDAYLVLRVRRLAPPRESEKAPPKVYLVDSGLARVFKDKIEFGRLMESAVLVELFRQGIRPYYLKTHKFEVDFVIREGDYYRLIQVTRSTEGTLEREIKALEEASKVLPVYEKVLITWDEEGKIKDVELIPLWRWLLGVKR, encoded by the coding sequence ATGGAAAGCGTTAGGGAGGTCGTCGAGGACTACCTTGAACTCGATGTTGGAGGTGTTGAAAGGGAGCTTGATATCCCCCTGCCGAGGGTTCCGAGGGCAGTTGCCATAACCGGCCCGAGAAGAGCGGGCAAGAGCTTTTACATGCTCCAGCGCTTCAAAGATCTCCTTGGAAAGGTTCCTGCCCTCTACCTGCCCCTTGACGACGATAGAATTTATCCCCCAACGCTCAAGACTCTCAACGAGTTCCTTGAAGTCTTTCACGAAATCTACAGTGAGAAAAAAGGCATTCTCTTTCTGGACGAGATTCAGGAAGTTGAAAACTGGGAACTGTTCGTCAAAAGGGCCGTCTCTCTTGGCCACACGGTTTTTGTTTCCGGCTCATCATCTAAGCTCCTCAGCAGGGAAATCGCGACTCAGTTGAGGGGAAGGGGAATTTCGTTTGAACTCTACCCCTTTTCCTTCAGGGAGTTCCTCCGAGCCAAGTCCTTTACCCCCGGGGAATCCCTGCCAAAGAAGGCGAGGATTAAGGCCCTCCTTGAGGAGTATTTCCTCTGGGGCGGCTTCCCCGAGGTCGTTCTCGAAGACTCAGAGCTTTTGAAAAGGAGAACCCTCGAAGGCTATGTCGATTTGATACTCTACCGCGACGTTGTTGAGCGCTTCGGGGTAAAGAACCCACGGGCGCTTAGGCTTCTTCTGAAGCTTATCGGCTCGTCCTTTGGCAGGGAGTTCTCGGTGAGCAAGACGGTCAGATATATGAAAGGCATGGGAGTCGAGACCAACAGGAACACGCTGTCCGCTTACCTTGAACACCTTGAGGACGCGTACCTCGTTCTGAGGGTCAGAAGGCTTGCGCCGCCGAGGGAGAGCGAGAAGGCCCCTCCCAAGGTTTACCTCGTTGATTCTGGCTTGGCAAGGGTGTTTAAGGACAAGATTGAGTTCGGAAGGCTGATGGAGTCTGCCGTTTTAGTTGAACTTTTTAGGCAGGGAATCAGGCCGTACTACCTCAAGACCCACAAGTTTGAAGTCGATTTTGTAATCCGGGAAGGGGATTACTACAGGCTGATTCAGGTAACACGTTCCACCGAGGGAACTCTCGAACGGGAAATCAAAGCCCTTGAGGAAGCTTCAAAGGTGCTGCCCGTTTACGAAAAGGTGCTCATAACGTGGGATGAGGAGGGGAAAATCAAAGACGTTGAACTGATACCCCTGTGGCGGTGGCTCCTGGGGGTGAAACGGTGA